A window of the Tiliqua scincoides isolate rTilSci1 chromosome 5, rTilSci1.hap2, whole genome shotgun sequence genome harbors these coding sequences:
- the LOC136653074 gene encoding olfactory receptor 14A16-like, translating into MCLYLSFFFLSGQHINEVKSNVTIITDFLLLGLSEERQLQIVHLLAFLTLYLTVLVGNLLIITLVTLNAHLQTPMYFFLINLSIGDLGSTSATMPKFMTNVLMNTRHISYSECVAQLLFFLFFISSDIFILAVMAYDRYVAICHPLHYMTVMKRGTCLQLAGSAWMAGFLNACLHTGTIFSMPFCSNIINQFFCEIPHLVKILCDDSYLHEMWMLLLSAALGLSCFVCIIMSYVKIFTTVSRMSSVENRQKALSTCIPHLIVVSLLLGTGILSHFMLSSSSSYNSDEVLAVIYSVLPPMMNPIIYSMRNKDVKSALWKLLYPKFPTKNMIPHVHL; encoded by the coding sequence ATGTGTTTATACTTATCTTTCTTCTTCCTCAGCGGTCAACATATTAATGAAGTCAAGTCTAATGTAACTATTATAACTGATTTCTTACTTCTGGGATTGTCTGAGGAACGGCAACTTCAAATTGTACACTTGCTGGCTTTCTTAACACTGTACTTGACTGTGCTGGTGGGGAATCTTCTCATCATCACCTTGGTAACCCTCAATGCTCACCTTCAGACCCCAATGTATTTCTTTCTAATCAACCTATCCATTGGGGACCTTGGATCCACCTCTGCCACCATGCCTAAGTTTATGACCAATGTGCTCATGAATACTAGACACATTTCCTATTCTGAATGTGTGGCAcaactgctttttttccttttcttcatttCCTCTGATATTTTCATTCTTGCTGTCATGGCCTACGACCGTTACGTTGCCATCTGCCACCCTCTTCACTATATGACTGTGATGAAAAGGGGAACCTGTCTACAACTGGCAGGTAGCGCATGGATGGCAGGTTTCCTCAATGCTTGTCTGCACACAGGGACCATTTTTTCAATGCCCTTCTGCTCCAACATCAtcaaccagttcttctgtgaaattccACACCTAGTCAAGATCTTATGTGATGATTCATATCTCCATGAAATGTGGATGCTTCTCCTTAGTGCAGCCTTGGGTCTCAGCTGCTTTGTGTGCATTATCATGTCTTATGTGAAGATCTTCACCACAGTATCAAGAATGTCCTCTGTGGAGAACAGGCAAAAGGCCTTATCCACTTGCATTCCTCATCTCATAGTTGTCTCCTTGTTACTTGGTACTGGTATCCTTTCCCATTTCATGCTAAGTTCCAGCTCTTCATATAACTCGGATGAAGTGCTTGCTGTGATATATTCTGTATTGCCACCAATGATGAACCCAATAATCTACAGCATGAGGAATAAGGATGTCAAGTCTGCTCTGTGGAAGCTGCTGTACCCAAAGTTTCCAACCAAGAATATGATCCCTCATGTTCACTTATGA